TTTTTATACTGAAGTCATATGCAGTCTGAATGAAAGGGCTCGAGATTATAATTAAAGATTAATTAAAGAATAATTAGTTTAGATGATTAGATCTAATGATATTCATAATTCTAAGTCTTTTAATCAGTGGCTGTATAATGATGTTTGCCTTTAAATACCATTCAGTATTGTTCTGACGTACTCACTATTAGATCTGTTATTACAGTATTACTCGTTGATGTTATTTAACCAATAGCTAATTATAAGAGTATGCAGAGGTAGTGTTTACATGACTTcctattcattttattcattcctATGTGTGTAACTGACGGGTGAAGCTACTACTGCTTAACATTatgatttctgtgttttgacttttttaaagcGCTTTATTGAATTTGCAGTACTTACAATgttccttccctcccctcccccctttgTTCTTTCTCTCGCCTTCACTCCATCTCCCCTCCTGCTCTTCTTGTCACCctacatctcctcctctttcttcatcttcttcttctttctaatcaccccctctctcctcctgtgctGACCCTCTCCAGGGAGAAGCTGTTAGATTTCCTAATGTCAGTGAAGCAGCCAGATGGCTCGTTCGTGATGCACGTTGGAGGAGAGGTGGATGTCAGGTGAGAGCCCGGAGGATAACGCTACCTCCTCCaccctcttttctctttttttggtttgtttccagCACCGCACAGGAAGAtccataaatcacaaaaaatcaTCGTCACAATTAAGAGCACGTTTGGGATCCACAATTGTATTCATTATTGAGTTATTGCTGTGTGACAGTCAGCACATTCAGTGTTTTCACCAAAAAAgtaggacatttttttaaagtatgtcTCCCTTTTTATCTCCATTTCCTTTGTTGTTGATAGAAAGGAGGAGAAATACCCACATCTCTCTTGCGTAAGAGTGGATTTAtgttatttgagttactgtgtgtgtgtgtgtgtgtgtgtgtgagtgtgagaatctgctttgtggattttttaataACAGCTTTGAGGTACCGTCTTCTGTTTCCACAAAGAAACTCAAAAGTCAAAGTTACTGCTTCACTCCCAGAGGAGGCTATTATCTGTTGCCAACCAATTAATGTTCTGCtgtcattttgcattatttaaaatctttttttcctctctgacgGGTTTGCTTTTCTGTCGCTGTCCTGGAAAAACACCTATCGATCAAGAACTGTGAATAAACAGTCTGGTTTTAGTTTCCAGTGTggtttaaaaggtttttttggcCTAAGGAGCAGCAGGATTTGCTCAAATCCTCTTAACATTTAAGGACAAGTCCagtgattttaaatattttctctattgttaacaaatcccatgaaaagaccaaaaccaacaatgattTAATCAGACTAACAAGTATTATCTGTGCATCAGAAGCGATATAAGATGACacaattgtaaaaataaaaaaattatgaCTATCTACAAACATTGAATCTGGAAGTTTTTGGATGATAATGTGTAAGTGTAAGAAGAGCAGACTCCCTCCTAaaccacatctctctctctatattgATCTATAtcagactgtgtttttttttcccctttttataGGAGTGCATATTGTGCAGCTTCTGTAGCATCGCTCACAAACATCATCATACCTAAACTGTTTGAGGACACGCCAAACTGGATCCTCAGGTACagcccaccaccaccaccacagcgGTCTATTGTTGAATTATTAAAGACCCATTTGTACCTCTGTTCCTACACAAACCAGGGAGTGTTTCAtcgtgtgttttcttttttgtttttttttcctctgcctcCAGTTGTCAGAACTGGGAGGGGGGTCTGAGTGGAGTGCCGGGTTTGGAGGCCCACGGTGGCTACACGTTCTGTGGCACGGCTGCACTCGTCATCCTGGGCAAAGAGCACATGCTGGACCTCAAAGCGTTGCTGGTAAGAAGCTCCCATCACTTTATTTGAGGCACATTTTCTTGCttattcaacaaaaacaaataagtattaaaataacataaaacaggATAACCTGAGGTGCTACTTGGCTCGAGtccttaacacacacaaagtagaTGCCATCAGTTGAAGTCATAACAGACACTTTGTGCTGAAGCAATATCCCTTTTATAGGCTGCTCGTCGCTGTGAACCCCCAAGCAGACGACACGCAGCTGTgattaaataagaataaaatgttataaccCAGAGTAGGTTTCATTAAGTAAAAGGACTGATAATTCCTGCTGGAGACCCATTCTGTTATGACATATTACAGTGCTTTGGTATCTTTTGCTTATTGCTAAGAGTTTGTCCTGTATCTTGGATCTGTAATTTCTGCAGAACCATCTAGAGCTGTAAGcgtattattttttcattttagtgtATGTCGCCGCCGGGCTCTTGGTATATTGGAGGTCAAAGTTTCCATCAGTTTTGTTACTGTAGCTTGTGATGTCACCATTGGGATTCTGTGTTTATCCCTTTAGGGAAATTCTCTTGTCATGTGCCAGCTTCCAGAGAAGTAAGAGGGCAGAGCTGCAGCCCTGGAGATTTAGTTTGGGTGGAGTGTTGTGCTCAGGGACTCTGCAGAAAGGCAAATGCTTAATGACACGGAGCTCAGGGTCATCcggaaaagaaagagagtattttttttacatctattATTGAAAGGATGAAAACAGCTTGTGTTGGTTGCTTAAGTTTCTTTTAGTCATCGTTCACGAACACtttgtaggatttagggggatttatggcagaaatggaatatgcaatttattttcttcagtgtataatcacctgaactAAGAAATGTCACGTTTTCATGGCCTCAATATAagctgtttatatctacatatggaGTGGGTCCTCTTCAGGGAATACCgtgttgcactgccatgttgctacagaagcccagaatggacaaaacaaacactggctctaaatCTGGTCTTTCACGGTTTACACCCTCGTTCTCCGGCACGCTTCAATAGGGAGGGGTGAACGGAGGGGTATTCAGAtggctgcaatctgcaacctcactgctAGATGCCACTAAAATCTTCACATCGGTCCATTcaaattttaaatgtaaagcctCTAAAATGCGCTCACGCCGTCActatttacagtatatgttcAGAAGTCAGTGTGGTGGAAAAGTGAAATTTGCATTTGACCGGTCTGAACTAGTTCCCCTCATGCTAGTAGGCTAGTAACCCCTCCCCTCCTCGTTAAACAACCTCACAGCTGTATATCCGCTCGACACCCAGCCAAAGTCACCGGTTAACACAGCACACTCTCTAAAGTACCCTATGTCAGTGGAAATCCTGCAGTATTTAAGTGAgtgtgaacaaaaacaaagaagcttTTCTGAAGTTGTCCTTTATCGAGTGAAGTACGATGAGTCACACTGCAGAAAACCGCTCCGGTTTCATCTCTGAGAGACAGAATTTCTGTTAAAAACCTGAAAATGACACAGTGTGAGGTAGAACGACGCAAATGCCCCACTTTATTAAACAATGCCCCGCTGCTTCATTTGAATAACAGAAATTTCACTGGCACTGCAGAGAACAAAAATCACATGTTGCTGTCAAGTATAGAGAAAAGGAGAAGCAGCATAATTCCCACAGTGCAGCCTGGCCAATGAGTGCTCGGCCTGTCTATTCTAATCAAATAAAGACGGCACTAAACTCTGCAGCAGCATGCATCAAACATTTATGGTGTAGATTACTGCTCGAACATCAAATGCCTTTTTTAAAGCAAGAACATTAGGATATTTGCATGTTACAGCTGAATAACTAGTGATGTTGAAAGTCTCTCTACTATTGTTACTCAATAGTTACCAAAGTTACTCAATCCAAGCTGAGCAAGACTGGATGTGCACCAATTAGTGGTTTCCATGTCAACaatattgcaattttttttatttttttttaatagattaaGATGTTTTCCCTTCATCTCTATGTGGGCTCTCAGCTCTGGCAGTGTTCGATGTGATTACACTTAAAGTGACTAGAAGATCAGAGTTGAACGTCCTCTAAAGATTGTCTAAAGGGTGTGTTTGTCCCGTGTCCTCCTCAGCGGTGGGTGGTCAGCAGACAGATGCGATTCGAAGGAGGCTTCCAGGGCCGCTGTAATAAACTGGTGGACGGCTGCTACTCTTTCTGGCAGGCTGGACTCCtgcctctcctccacagagccTTATTCAAAGAAGGTACTGTACCTCTGGTCATAGCCAAGTCTCTCTttaagagaaggaaaaacacatgGACCGGCCTctagaaatattttaaatataaatgtaacatttccttttttatcagTAATTGCATTTGTATTACTTAATCTAATCTCttgcttattaaaaaaaaaaaaaaaaaaataaataaataaaggacttcatgacaaaacaaacaaatcatttctcTCTTGAGAGTCAACTCAATATCAATTGCGTTTTTCCCAACTAACattaagagaaaaatatctCGTCCCTAtagcaaaacacaaaatcaatgacaaaatgctcacaataaaacaagaaaatctCCTAGCGGGTATTAAGtgtaattattaaaatgttcaaagcTGCACTGGATGCACACAGAGGCCTTAAAACAAGGAGGAATCAGTTAGACTTCCAGGCTTTTGGTGTTGGGGGGATTAAGAGGGCTTTTCTCTTGGCCGACTTGTGTTAACTCTTGCTAAACTGAATGGATGTCGGCTGGGTAGTTTTTTCCACCCAAAAAACAGATGACATGGTCATTTTTGACATGTGGATTTTAAAGACACTGATCTTCACAATTTACTGTAAACAAGATCTTCTTGTAAGCAGGCGCTGCCCAGAAAATGCATCATACAATAGAAAATACAGAGGAAAATGGAGGCAAAATGATAAATAGGCTGCTGATAATGTGCCACGTTTGAGGCCAAAGTCACTCCAAAAAGAATAGTTTTTAGTCTGAaccttttgtgtttgtctgaattgtgtttgtgcaggagAATCGGAGCTGAGTCTGCAGCGGTGGATGTTCGAGCAGCAGGCCTTGCAGGAGTACATCCTCCTGTGCTGTCAGAACCCAACAGGGGGCCTTCTGGATAAGCCTGGCAAGTCAGTACCACAccatctggacacacacacacacacacacacacacacacacacacacacacacacacacacacacacacacacacacacacacacacacacacacacacggtggcAGCACATGCGCTCTCCACACAGTCGAATGTGATTCACATGTTTTTTACTCGTGCACATCATTTACACTGTCCTGCattgtgtcttcatgtgtccaGATCCAGAGATTTCTACCACACGTGTTACTGCCTGAGCGGCCTCTCCATAGCACAACACTTTGGAAACGTGGACCTCCATCATGAGATGATCCTCGGCAAGGAGGAGAACAGATTGGTGAGACTGCAGCGGGGCTGGGAGGGAGAATCGGGTGAACCGGGATGGATTTATTCAGAAATGGATTATTAACTATCTGGAGTGGATTCgtttttttaatagaaacaaATTCAACCTCGGTAACTGCTGAAGATATTACCAGTATTATAATAACAACTTCTCACCAGTTccttaagaaaataaaagctctgctatatatatatatatatatatatatatatatatatataatggttTCCAACCTTTACCTCTGCATCAGATGAGCTAAAGTACCtctattgtttttgtaaatggaCAGTGTGTAAGTTTAAGTGGCATCTAGTGATTTGTGTCAGGttgcaacaaacaaaataccCCTTTAGCTTAGCCCCTCCCTTTTCAAGCgtgttggagaactacggtggcctacaGGTAGAGATAGGTATCTGTAGGATTTTAGTACAACTAAGggctactcttatcaatacgCAGTTCTTCTACATGACTgaataattgtttttcaaaaaagatatataagatacaaataaataataataattcagaaCAGAATAAgaagttatttataatttagatatgctaaatattgtttctagagcagcaaccgttttgtttacaacagcaaagtcacgatataaagtcattaatatctcactggaaacaaatgtaaaatgttaataaaataaacaacatttctgagtgaagtttaCAAAGACTGAAGAACACAAACGTCCGTTTAGTATAAGCCATTCCATCTGTCTTCTgtccataaaaaataaaaacagtaacatCGGAgcttataaatacatttaatactttcGTAACACATCCGTACCCTCAGTTAACGGTAAACGTGAAAAGGCTCTCACTAGAGCCAGTGTCCGTTCTGGGTCTTAGTTTTCGGGTTATCATACactaattaaaacatagttatgaataataCATTCAATATTTTCCCATAAGCCCCCTAAATgatacacactgtcccttttttaaattacttttttattgtggATTAGTTAGGCTGAGTTTCCTTTTGCAGTAGTTTTGTTCATGTTGGCATTTACATCAGTATCACTACACATCTCTCCATCAGTCTGTCCCGACTCCTCTGCTAGTTTGCATACTGGTTTTCATGCCCCGTCAGTCAATCGCAGCAGTTGGTGTTTAAAGGAATTGTTGGACATTTTGTTAAAGCTTATTCTCTGTCTTGCTGATAGACTACATACCAGCGACTTGTATCTCCTGGGGGTACTGGTGCCTCTAGTTGGAAATCACTGGTTTATCTCACTCTGTTGTAGGGGCCGTGAGAAAAGCTTCACGGCTGAGCAGAGAGCGCTGTGGTCTGTTGTGAagaatgttttcaaatgttaaacaGAGCATATCCAGCACAGATCTGTTAGATAGCTGATAGCCAAAGATGAgttcttctttaaaaaatgtatcgaTAGTGGCTCAAAATACATCAGCATAATATATTCAAGCTCCTCatagaatcattttttttcaataccaAGCAGCTTGATGGGATCAGTTTTGAAGATGTAATGGCTATAATAACAGAGTCTAATCTGCAAAtccttaaaatgaaaaaagaaaatatactaAATTGAATTAACttaatgcctttttaaaaagtctcaACTGCTCATTTTGCCTCtgattatttcaaaataatttagtCGAGAGAGCATGACACTGTTCCTCATTATGCACCTCTGAATGTATGACATGCCTTTCCTTTTCAGTGTGATGGTCTGTGGGTGTACTTCCTGATCGGGGTACATTTTGTTGCAAATGTCAAAGGCGACGCACTGACGGTTGTGTTGATTATAAGATGGGATGTGGTTTTACTTCAAGATGTCAGTGGCTCTGAcagtggtgttgtttttttcacatttcctgTTGTGTTCCTGCCGATTTACAGTCGGTTACAGTAACTCTGCCCCCTAGACAAACATGTAACATCTCTTTAGATTATAATTACAGAATTCAGTAGCCAATAAGTTACACAGCAGTGGGTTTGTTTTATCACATGTATTTAGTAAAAGTGGACTTTATGCTTTGAGTCAGCATTATGCTCTCCGTTTACTGACAAATGCAAAAAATCCTGCCTCTGTGTGCATTATTATCTACTTCTCTTCTTTAAAACCTCATCAAAGACGTGTTGATTCGACTCTGGAAGGTTTTGATGCTGCATTTGTGGCGACGTTGCATTAGACTTAATTTCAATGATGTGTCCCCTACCACAAACTcagtacatcatttttttttaaagaaattgatTCTTTCTTTGGCAGACTAGTTTCATTCTGAAGAAGTCAATGAAAAGTCTCCATGGATAGTGGAGGTCATATTAAACTATACTGTAATGAAGACATACATTATAAGTGGGGATACTGAAACTGTAATTTTCACACAAACTAGATTAAATAAAGCTGCTGGAAAATTGGGCCACTTTTGAGCCTAAAAACAGATCAAGAATAGGAGCAAAGAGAGGCTTAGAATAAAACGTTATGGTACAGCatgagttttattttcctcttttctgtctcGTAGGCTCCAACTCATCCAGTTTACAACATTTGTCCGGAGAAAGTGGCCAAGGCCCTGCAGCACTTTCACCGGCTGCCTGTCCCCGATGATGTCAGAGGGTCGGACCCCGCCGCTGCCTCCAGATCAAGTGACCATCAGTCCTAGTTAAGTCATCGGTGGAGACGTCACTGTGTGTGAAGCAGCCAACTCTGTGGGAACGGACTCAAACCAGCAAACAGCAGCCGGGTCTGATGTAGACAAGGCCCGAGAACCTTCTGACGGTAGACTGTCGGTAGTCATGAGGGCCGGAGTTTAGGAGGAGTTTGCCTGAATTAAAGGTCaacggttgtgtgtgtgtgtgtgtgtgtgtgtgtgtgggcagttTAGCACTCAGCTGGATTTTTTGCTTGCAATGCCTAATGTTTTCattctctgaaataaaaaagggaaactttcagtttgatttaagttaataaaacattataaagcaCTTTTCATAATGGTGTCATAAAATGCTTTACAACTTAACTACAACATAACCTGCACTGTTAAGACCTGCTAAATTAATctaaatatcttttgaaaatacGTAACTGTGGCTCCAGAATTTTAAGCCTCggtatatttaaatgtgattattttgaggtcaacaaaataaaagactaagATATTTAGTATATCTCCACTAGATCCTTTTATTTCCcataatttacttcaaaaaaaaaaaaaaaaaataaactttcctgCATTTAACCTTGggaatgtttggtatttttgcttgaaaaagcaaaatacattttctgtcacaaCTTTCCAGTAATTTGTCTTATTGTTTCGAATCTAGTTTGGTTTACAAGCAGCTTCTTTGGGGGAGCTGCTCCATTTAAATCAAACGTGCAGAACACAATTGGCTctcagtaaataaaacatgaaacatccaaatatttaaaacatttgttagtCAGTGTTGACTGTTACAGGAAAACTTTGACGCATCCTGAAGAAACCAAGAAATGAAGGGAAACTCAAACAAGAATCTCTGAAATGACAGTTTGGCTGATGCTAACTGATTAAAACATCAACTGGCCAATTTCTTTTTCACTCCAGAAGGTAACAAAATGAAACCAGTGTAACGGGAGAATTGTTACATAACAAGACATAAAAAGATTATGCTGTTGGTCTTAATTCTAGTCAACTATCAGCATCAGTTGAACTAAAGAACCAAAAAGTTATGTTTGTTAGAGGGAGGAAAGGTGACTTGATTatgttgtaaaacattttcGGACTTTGGTTCGATGGCTAAATAACCACGTGAAGCATGTTAAAGgataaaatagtttattttatagTCTCATAGTAAAGGTAGGCCTCAACTTGCAAGACAATTGTTGGCAGTATGTACAACATACTTGTAA
This window of the Anoplopoma fimbria isolate UVic2021 breed Golden Eagle Sablefish chromosome 18, Afim_UVic_2022, whole genome shotgun sequence genome carries:
- the fntb gene encoding protein farnesyltransferase subunit beta — encoded protein: MDGFPTPLRCFNECHSAEKFVDDGVKSVTSVEQKKVERSIEEVISVYKQIHSLPQPTLLREQHYQYLKKGLRHLSDAYECLDASRPWLCFWILHSLELLEEPIPAAVASDVCQFLSCCQSVTGGFAGGPGQHAHLAPTYAAVNALCIIGTEEAYNIIDREKLLDFLMSVKQPDGSFVMHVGGEVDVRSAYCAASVASLTNIIIPKLFEDTPNWILSCQNWEGGLSGVPGLEAHGGYTFCGTAALVILGKEHMLDLKALLRWVVSRQMRFEGGFQGRCNKLVDGCYSFWQAGLLPLLHRALFKEGESELSLQRWMFEQQALQEYILLCCQNPTGGLLDKPGKSRDFYHTCYCLSGLSIAQHFGNVDLHHEMILGKEENRLAPTHPVYNICPEKVAKALQHFHRLPVPDDVRGSDPAAASRSSDHQS